One genomic segment of Vulpes vulpes isolate BD-2025 chromosome 2, VulVul3, whole genome shotgun sequence includes these proteins:
- the LOC112923601 gene encoding sulfotransferase 1 family member D1-like, which produces MDEKPDIYRRELVDVQGVPLFWSIAEEWSQVESFEARPDDLLISTYPKSGTTWVSEILDLIYNNGDAEKCKRDAIYKRVPFMELIIPGFENGIELLKKMQPPRLVKTHLPVQLLPSSFWKNNCKMVYVARNAKDVAVSYYYFYQMAKIHPEAGTWEEFLDKFMTGKVAFGSWYDHVKGWWEKRNDYRIFYLFYEDMKEDPKHEIQKLLQFLEKDLSEETVDKILYHSSFNVMKQNPSTNYTTVPDFDMNHSVSPFMRKGISGDWKNQFTVAQYERFEKDYEKKMKGSTLRFRSEI; this is translated from the exons ATGGACGAGAAGCCGGATATCTACCGGAGGGAGTTAGTGGATGTTCAGGGTGTCCCCCTCTTCTGGAGCATTGCTGAGGAGTGGTCCCAGGTGGAGTCATTTGAGGCCCGACCTGATGACCTTCTGATCTCAACCTACCCCAAATCTG ggaCAACCTGGGTCAGCGAAATATTGGATTTGATCTATAACAATGGAGATGCAGAGAAATGTAAGCGGGATGCAATATACAAACGAGTGCCGTTCATGGAATTGATAATTCCTGGATTCGAGAATG GTATAGAGTTGTTGAAAAAAATGCAGCCTCCTAGATTAGTGAAAACACACCTACCTGTTCAACTTCTCCCTTCTTCATTTTGGAAGAATAACTGCAAG ATGGTGTATGTTGCACGAAATGCTAAAGATGTGGCTGTATCTTACTATTATTTCTACCAGATGGCAAAAATACACCCAGAGGCTGGCACCTGGGAGGAATTCCTGGATAAATTCATGACTGGGAAGG TGGCTTTTGGTTCTTGGTATGACCATGTGAAGGGCTggtgggagaagagaaatgattATCGTatcttttacctattttatgAAGACATGAAAGAG gatCCAAAACATGAAATTCAGAAGTTGTTACAGTTTCTAGAGAAAGATTTGTCAGAAGAAACTGTGGATAAAATCCTCTATCACAGCTCTTTCAATGTGATGAAACAGAATCCAAGTACAAATTATACCACTGTACCAGATTTTGATATGAATCATTCTGTATCTCCTTTCATGAGAAAGG gTATTTCAGGAGATTGGAAAAACCAATTCACCGTAGCCCAGTATGAAAGATTTGAAAAagattatgaaaagaaaatgaaaggttcTACACTGCGGTTTCGTTCGGAGATTTAA